A region of the Bos mutus isolate GX-2022 chromosome 18, NWIPB_WYAK_1.1, whole genome shotgun sequence genome:
CTAAGGCGGGTCGGCCAATAGGCATGCGGCGTGAGGCGGCTGGGGCGGGAGGCGGAGCCCGGCATGGGGATGATGTCACCTGAAGCGAGTGGCGCGCGGCGTGGAACGCCAGTCGCGACCCCGGATTCCGGCGGTGGCGCGCGCCTGCCCTCGCGCCGCACGGGACAGGAGGGTTGGGCGGGCGGCGAGGTGGGAGTAAAAGATGGCTTTTAAGATGGGGGCGGCTCCCGGAGACACGCGCTCGGGTTATAAGGTGGGGTGAATGCCTGGTCGACGAGTGCACCTTACTCTGCACCCCCTGAGCCCGCCTCGGGAACTGCACGTGGCACCCCCACCTCCCGCGCAGACTATTGCGCGGCCGGCAGGGCTCCCCCGGCGGACTAGGCTAATGGTTCGCTCCGCCCCGCCCACACGGAGGCCGCCCACTGACTCTGGCGCGTTTCGGGACTCCTCGTCAAACCAGCTACAGAGAAAGGGGGCTTGGCTTCCGCCCTCAGAATCTCGGAAGGGTAGGGGGAGTTGTCTTCAGCTCTGATCCCGCGCTCAGACCCAGACCGGGTCCCAGCCTCCATCCTGGACTTATCCCCGGGAAGCCGGCCAGCCTCTGTCTTCGGACCTGGCAAAAAGTCTCAAGCTCCGCTCTCAGACCCTGAAAAGGGTCTGGTCTCGACCTCAGCTTCTCTCCCGCCCACATCTCCAGACACTCCAACCCCGGGATGCAGGACAGACACAGACACTCAGTGAGGGTCAAAGATCTTTAAATAAGGAGTTGGTGACAATAAATACTGTACAGGGGAGGGGGTGAGGGTCCAGATCTGTGGTTTCAGCCTCGAGACTCCAAGGACCTAAAAGGAGGGTGAAGAGAGGGGAGCCAAGCTCAGCGGAGGAGACAGCAGTAGGCATGGGAGAGAGCCAGGATTGGGGTTCCAGAGCCAAGAGCCCAGGGAAGTGGGTTGAGGGATTCCGGAGAGAGCAGGTTCCCCATCTTGGGGTGGGAGTGAGCTAAGTAGGGGCCCCCAAGGTAGTCAGAATGGCTTGGGGTGAGAGTCGGGGTCAAAGGTCAGAATCCCAAGGAAaggagccagggctgggggtggcaATCAGTGTCTCAGAAATTACCGGCCTGGTCTGGGAGTCTGGGgatgagggaggcagaggagcccCAGGGGTGTGGTGGCAAAGGGCTCACGAGTAGCTCTGATGTTGCTGGCGCCGCCGGGCGGAGCGCATCTTCTCAAAGCGGGCTTCCATCTCCTCCAGCACTCGAGGTGTGTAGCGTACCACCAGCTTCACCGAGCCCTGGGCAGCCTTCAGAAGCTCCACTGCCTTCTCATGCTGCTCGCCCTCAACGCTCTGCAGGGGCCGTTCAGACAGTTCATCTTTATCCCCTTCCTCCCTGGCAAAGCCTGATGacccccaatccatccctcctgCCCTGTTTATTGTCCCCACCACCTGGCCCCAGCTCAGACCTCATCCTCGGTGTTCTGGCCTCCAGTGTCTTATTCCCCCCAGTCTCTTATTCCCCAGAGTCCCAAGGGGGTCTTTCTATACTTCCAGGCTGAGCAGCCTTCCACTGCTCACAGTCCTCCCAAGCTGGCCCCAAGCTCTGCCTCCTTCTACTCTAACCACAGTGGGTTTTAATTATCTGCATGCCCTAGTCCATCAGAACCAAGCCTTTTCTCTTCAGCTCATAGGAGTGCAGAGTCACAGTCTCTGCCTACAGTACCTTCAACCTAACACTCTTCAccaactcctactcatccttcaaaacccaactcaaggggacttccctggtggtccagtggctaagactctgtgctcccaatggagggagcccaggttcactccctggtcagagaactagatcccacatgctgcaaccaagacctagagcagccaaaaaaacaacaacaaactcaaaTGTTCTTAATCTCCAAAAACTTCCCTCATCTACACTGGTCTGGTGCCACATCTGGGCTCTCACAGTGCTCTGTGCTTTCTCATTCTCTCCCTGGTTTAGGATTATTTCAGCCAGGGTTTATCTCCCTCACCAGAGAGGGTGTCCTTGGAAGTAGCAGCAGAGGCCAGTTACTCtcagtatgtgtgcatgctaagttgcttcagtcgtgtccaactctttgcaaccctatggactgtagcccgccaggctcctctatccatgggattcttcaggcaagatcactggagtgcgtttccatttccttctccaggggatcttcctgacccaaggatcaaacctggggctcctgcattggcaggcggattctttaccactgagccacctgggaaaccccctagTTACTCTCAGGGTCTACAGCAAAGCCCAGAACAGGGTGAGACACAGAGGCAGTGTTCAGTGTGTTGAGTGAATATGAAAAACAGGGACTCTGCTACCTTGGGCAGACTAcggcccccagccctgcctcagcCCCCAACTCACCACACCATTCACTGACAGCAGCTGGTCCCCACGCTTCAGGCCTCCGTGGCGGTCAGCCACACCCCCAGGGATGACACGGGAGATGTAGATAGGCGAATTCTGCTCCTTGCCCCCCATGATGTTGAAGCCCAGGCCCTCATCCGTCTTGGGCAGTTCCACTACCCTGGGATGTGCATGGCCCTCACTGGCTGTGAAGGCGGCCACCGTGGCCTGGGAAAGAGAAAGCCTTGGGAGGTGAGGACCCCCCACAATGGGCATACGCATTCAGGTAGAGGCTAGGCCTCTGCCCAGGAAAGGGATTTGGCCAGGGAGCTTTCCTCAAGAATGGGGCACCGGCCACACAAGTCAACACAAGATCACTCTGGTGACAGGACGTCAGATTTAGTCACTTTGGAcacttcactttcaaagagaaagtctccatttggtgtgtgtgtgtcttgaatCTCACTTTTTTTGCCAATCTCACCtttttacagagagaaaaaaaggccTGGACAGAGAGTCTCAAGCCTCGAGCAAGCAAACAGCATCTAACCGTGGCTAAGTAAGATTTCAGTGTTTAACCCAACTTCATTGTTTTCATCATGTAAAGGTTTAAAGTTATCTTCTGGTCAGGCATTTCATACTAGTTTCTAACTGTACTTGCtaattgccaggagaattccatggacagaggagcccagtgggctatagtccattggatcacaaagagtcgaacacgactcagtgactaaaactttctcttttcactttcaaagatacTTTTATATGACATTGAAGCTACAAATGTGAGACTattcaaaatacattataaatactAGTAAAGGTGATAGATAGATATGGCAAACatcatgaaggaggaaacaggaaTGACTGGCTTTGGGAAGACGCTGAGCTGGACCATGAGATTCAGTGGATACCATGAgccgtggggtggggggagcctaCCTTGGCCGTGGCGTGGGCCCGGATCTCAGCACTGCCGGTGATGTCCAGCGTGTCGTAGAGCTGCTCATACACCTGGTGAGGAcgcagccctgcctcagggagccgCCAGCCCAGCTCCTCAGCACAGGCGTCCAGGCCCGCAGACCCTCCCACACAAGGGTCCGCCCCGCCCCCGCAATCCCGAGGCCACGGAAACTACAACTCCCGAAGAACCCCTGAGCTGAAGCGCGGGCACCACCCCCGCAACCCCCAGGAGCGCCGCCCCGGTCGCTGCTGGGAGGCGTAGTCCCTCGGCTCGGGGAGACCAGGAGGAGGA
Encoded here:
- the LIN7B gene encoding protein lin-7 homolog B isoform X2, which encodes MAALVEPLGLEREVSRAVELLERLQRSGELPPQKLQALQRVLQSRFCSAIREVYEQLYDTLDITGSAEIRAHATAKATVAAFTASEGHAHPRVVELPKTDEGLGFNIMGGKEQNSPIYISRVIPGGVADRHGGLKRGDQLLSVNGVSVEGEQHEKAVELLKAAQGSVKLVVRYTPRVLEEMEARFEKMRSARRRQQHQSYSSLESRG
- the LIN7B gene encoding protein lin-7 homolog B isoform X1; this translates as MAALVEPLGLEREVSRAVELLERLQRSGELPPQKLQALQRVLQSRFCSAIREVYEQLYDTLDITGSAEIRAHATAKSVEGEQHEKAVELLKAAQGSVKLVVRYTPRVLEEMEARFEKMRSARRRQQHQSYSSLESRG
- the C18H19orf73 gene encoding LOW QUALITY PROTEIN: putative uncharacterized protein C19orf73 homolog (The sequence of the model RefSeq protein was modified relative to this genomic sequence to represent the inferred CDS: deleted 1 base in 1 codon; substituted 1 base at 1 genomic stop codon), producing MGMMSPEASGARRGTPVATPDSGGGARLPSRRTGQEDGGGSRRHALGLXGGVNAWSTSAPYSAPLSPPRELHVAPPPPAQTIARPAGLPRRTRLMVRSAPPTRRPPTDSGAERGLGFRPQNLGRVGGVVFSSDPALRPRPGPSLHPGLIPGKPASLCLRTWQKVSSSALRP